A window from Lycium ferocissimum isolate CSIRO_LF1 unplaced genomic scaffold, AGI_CSIRO_Lferr_CH_V1 ctg6048, whole genome shotgun sequence encodes these proteins:
- the LOC132045165 gene encoding probable sucrose-phosphate synthase 1, producing the protein MGNGDLRLTNQKASSIRDSQERNTRLENMCWRIWNLTRKKKQLEGEEAQRVAKRHRECERARREATVDMSDLSDGEKIDIVGDLSAHGDSVRGRMSRVSSVDAMANWANQNMEKKLYIVLISLHGLIRGENMELGRDSDTGGQVKYVVELARALGMMPGVYRVDLLTRQVSAPDVDWTYGEPTEMINLTDSVDAMHEVGESGGAYIIRIPFGPKDKYIPKELLWPHIPEFVDGALSHIVQMSKVLGEQTGSGHPLWPVVIHGHYADAGESAAVLSGALNVPMVLTGHSLGRDKLEQLLKQGRQPKEEINATYKIMRRIEAEELSLDASEMIITSTRQEIDEQWNLYDGFDPKLERKLRARMKRNVIPPGMEFHHIVPHEGDMDGEAEGNEHNVGNADPPIWLEIMRFFTNPHKPMILALARPDPKKNLITLVKAFGECRQLRELANLTLVMGNRDVIDEMSSTNSSVLVSIIKLIDKYDLYGQVAYPKHHKQSDVPEIYRLAAKSKGVFINPAFIEPFGLTLTEAAAHGLPIVATKNGGPVDIHRVLDNGLLVDPHDQHSVADALLKLVADKQLWARCRDNGLRNIHLFSWPEHCKTYLARVMSCKQRQPRWKRNEDECSDSDPDSPGDSLRDIKDLSLSLKLSLDGEKNEKSGASVTALDFMENASKKKSQLDNMVSTLPISRSMEKAEQSKFQLSRRKKLIVIAVDCDTAAGLAGITKTIIETVKKDKSASSFGFILSTALTITEVRSFLELSKCKPHEFDAYICNSGGEVYYPCLNSEEKSSGPSFTVDSDYQTHIDYRWGGEDLRKTIIRWADSLNDKVKNKAEIAIKEIDSASTHCFSFRIHDQSLVPPVKEVRRLLRIQALRCHAIYCQSGSRLNVIPVLASRSQALRYMFIRWGINLSNLVVFAGESGDTDYELLVGGVHKTVVLKGVCSDASKVHSNRNYPLEHVLPAMNPNIVECGSCSQEDISVALNNLGFSKE; encoded by the exons ATGGGTAACGGCGATCTCCGCCTAACAAATCAAAAG GCTTCATCAATTCGGGATTCTCAGGAGAGGAATACAAGATTAGAAAACATGTGCTGGAGGATTTGGAATTTGACTCGCAAGAAGAAGCAG CTTGAAGGGGAAGAAGCTCAGCGTGTGGCAAAAAGGCATCGTGAATGTGAAAGGGCACGTAGAGAAGCAACTGTTGATATGTCAGACTTATCAGATGGCGAAAAGATAGACATTGTTGGTGACCTCTCAGCTCATGGTGATAGTGTCCGAGGAAGAATGTCCAGGGTCAGCTCTGTGGATGCGATGGCAAATTGGGCTAATCAAAACATGGAAAAGAAACTTTACATTGTGTTAATCAG TCTTCATGGATTAATAAGAGGAGAAAACATGGAGCTTGGTCGGGATTCTGACACGGGTGGCCAA GTCAAGTATGTTGTGGAACTAGCTAGAGCTTTAGGCATGATGCCTGGAGTTTATCGTGTTGATTTGCTGACGAGACAAGTATCAGCACCtgatgtagattggacctatgGTGAACCAACAGAAATGATAAATCTAACAGACTCTGTAGATGCCATGCATGAAGTAGGGGAAAGTGGTGGTGCCTACATCATCCGCATACCATTTGGCCCAAAAGATAAATATATCCCCAAAGAATTACTTTGGCCGCATATTCCTGAATTTGTTGATGGTGCGCTTAGTCACATCGTCCAGATGTCGAAGGTTCTAGGAGAGCAAACTGGTAGTGGACATCCACTCTGGCCTGTTGTAATTCATGGACACTATGCAGATGCCGGTGAATCTGCTGCTGTTCTATCGGGGGCTTTAAATGTACCGATGGTTTTAACTGGCCATTCACTTGGACGAGACAAGCTGGAACAACTACTAAAGCAAGGACGGCAACCAAAAGAGGAGATAAATGCAACTTACAAAATAATGCGGCGTATAGAGGCTGAAGAATTGTCTCTTGATGCATCTGAGATGATAATTACTAGTACACGGCAGGAGATAGACGAACAATGGAATCTCTATGATGGGTTTGATCCAAAGTTAGAACGCAAACTCAGGGCAAGAATGAAACGCAAT GTGATTCCTCCAGGAATGGAATTTCATCATATTGTTCCACACGAAGGTGACATGGATGGAGAAGCCGAAGGAAATGAACATAATGTTGGGAATGCAGATCCACCCATTTGGTTGGAG ATCATGCGCTTCTTCACCAATCCACACAAGCCTATGATACTTGCTCTTGCCAGGCCTGACCCAAAGAAGAACTTAATCACTTTAGTCAAGGCATTTGGAGAGTGCCGACAATTGAGAGAGCTTGCAAACCTT ACATTAGTGATGGGAAATCGTGATGTAATTGATGAAATGTCCAGTACAAATTCATCTGTCCTTGTTTCAATAATTAAACTGATTGACAAGTATGATTTATATGGTCAAGTTGCGTATCCTAAGCATCACAAGCAATCTGACGTTCCTGAGATATATCGTCTGGCTGCAAAATCAAAG GGGGTTTTCATCAATCCAGCTTTCATAGAACCATTTGGACTCACTTTGACTGAG GCTGCAGCTCATGGGCTGCCCATTGTTGCCACAAAAAATGGTGGTCCAGTTGACATTCACCGG GTGCTTGACAATGGTTTACTAGTTGACCCACATGATCAACATTCTGTTGCTGATGCACTTTTGAAGCTAGTAGCTGATAAGCAGCTTTGGGCAAGATGTAGAGATAATGGATTGCGGAATATACATCTCTTCTCTTGGCCAGAGCACTGCAAGACGTACTTAGCGCGAGTGATGTCTTGCAAACAACGGCAGCCGAGATGGAAACGAAATGAGGATGAATGCTCCGATTCAGACCCAGATTCACCTGGAGATTCCTTGAGAGATATTAAAGATCTGTCTTTAAGCTTGAAACTCTCATTGGATggggagaaaaatgaaaagagtgGAGCATCAGTGACTGCCCTGGATTTCATGGAAAATGCCAGCAAAAAGAAAAGCCAATTGGATAATATGGTCTCTACACTGCCAATAAGTAGGTCCATGGAGAAAGCAGAGCAAAGTAAGTTTCAACTGTCAAGGAGAAAGAAGCTAATTGTAATTGCGGTGGATTGTGATACCGCAGCTGGTTTGGCAGGTATTACCAAAACAATTATTGAGACTGTTAAAAAAGATAAGAGTGCATCATCCTTTGGCTTTATCTTGTCAACAGCCTTGACCATTACTGAGGTGCGGTCATTTTTGGAGTTGTCAAAGTGTAAACCACATGAATTTGATGCTTATATCTGCAATAGTGGTGGGGAGGTTTATTATCCATGTTTAAATTCTGAGGAGAAATCTTCAGGGCCTTCTTTTACGGTAGATTCAGATTATCAAACTCACATTGATTATCGTTGGGGTGGAGAAGATCTGAGGAAAACTATAATTCGTTGGGCAGATTCTCTAAATGACAAAGTTAAAAACAAAGCTGAGATAGCTATAAAGGAGATTGACTCAGCATCCACACATTGCTTTTCTTTCAGAATACACGATCAATCATTA GTTCCTCCTGTGAAGGAAGTTAGGAGATTATTGAGAATTCAGGCGCTAAGATGCCATGCAATATATTGCCAAAGTGGTAGCAGGCTGAATGTGATCCCTGTTCTTGCTTCAAGATCACAAGCGCTCAG GTACATGTTCATTAGATGGGGCATAAACTTGTCAAATCTTGTGGTTTTTGCGGGAGAAAGTGGAGACACGGATTATGAGTTATTGGTTGGAGGAGTACATAAAACTGTGGTGTTGAAGGGAGTTTGCAGCGATGCCTCTAAAGTTCACTCAAACAGGAACTACCCTCTTGAGCATGTTTTGCCAGCCATGAATCCTAACATTGTTGAATGTGGAAGTTGCAGCCAGGAAGACATCAGTGTAGCACTAAATAACCTTGGTTTTTCTAAGGAGTAG
- the LOC132045170 gene encoding probable LRR receptor-like serine/threonine-protein kinase At3g47570 yields the protein MSRVFQHPFCFHFLISSSFIFLLHKSASLPSNVSDHYALLSLKTGLASDPLRVTSSWNESGHFCNWNYYLGNFSSVTVISTAGNRLSGEIPSTLGRLQNLKILAIGLNKLSGVIPGVIFNLSSLLEIDLPENQLQGNIPWDVFLTLPRLRRLNVGRNQLTGQVPASVSNDTYLVEFGLNRNNFLGKIPTFGALTNLQWIALNGNQLGYERDDDLSFIPSLRNCTQLQVLHISENDLRGVFPRSLANITKLRRFTLGGNLISGDIPSEIGVLSHLETLYNWSNQLSGSIPDSIGKLQRLNILSLFSNRLSGNIPSSMGNLTMLTQLYLGEND from the exons ATGAGTAGAGTGTTTCAACACCCTTTTTGCTTCCATTTCTTAATTTCTTCATCCTTCATCTTCCTTCTTCACAAGTCTGCTTCACTGCCTTCAAATGTATCGGATCATTATGCTTTGCTTTCTCTTAAAACTGGTTTAGCTTCTGATCCCCTTCGAGTAACGTCTTCATGGAACGAGTCGGGTCATTTCTGCAACTG GAACTACTATCTAGGAAACTTTTCTTCAGTTACAGTGATTTCTACAGCTGGAAATAGATTAAGTGGAGAGATTCCAAGTACACTTGGTAggctccaaaacttgaagattCTGGCTATTGGCTTGAATAAGCTATCTGGTGTCATCCCTGGTGTGATCTTCAATTTATCATCATTGCTTGAAATTGACTTACCGGAGAATCAACTCCAAGGGAATATACCATGGGATGTATTTCTTACCCTTCCAAGACTGCGAAGACTTAACGTTGGAAGGAATCAGCTAACGGGACAAGTCCCTGCTTCAGTATCAAACGACACATATCTTGTGGAATTTGGACTGAATCGTAACAATTTTCTTGGCAAGATACCAACTTTTGGAGCTCTGACGAATCTGCAATGGATTGCACTGAATGGTAATCAACTTGGATATGAGAGAGATGATGATTTGAGTTTCATTCCCTCATTGAGGAATTGCACTCAGTTACAAGTTCTGCATATTAGTGAGAACGACCTTCGAGGAGTTTTTCCTAGATCTTTAGCCAACATAACTAAGCTTAGGCGATTTACTCTGGGAGGAAACTTAATATCTGGAGATATCCCTAGTGAAATAGGGGTTCTGTCCCATTTAGAGACACTTTACAATTGGTCAAACCAACTTAGTGGAAGTATTCCTGATTCTATTGGGAAACTTCAGAGATTAAACATATTATCCCTCTTCTCTAACAGATTATCAGGGAATATACCTTCTTCTATGGGGAATTTAACTATGCTGACTCAACTCTATCTGGGAGAAAATGACTAG
- the LOC132045169 gene encoding probable LRR receptor-like serine/threonine-protein kinase At3g47570, translating into MVNGSLEDWLHQHLEERHLTLLQRLNIAIDVASALEYLHFNCGRPLVHCDLKPSNILLDDDLVAHVGDFGLATILSDTSSTFSSRGIKGTIGYAAPEYGMVVSCQHKVMYTAMECFYWRYLLERVQQMMF; encoded by the exons ATGGTCAATGGAAGTCTTGAAGACTGGTTGCATCAGCACCTGGAGGAGAGGCACTTAACTTTGCTTCAGAGGCTGAATATTGCGATTGATGTGGCTTCTGCGCTGGAGTATCTTCATTTCAATTGCGGAAGACCTCTAGTTCATTGTGATCTGAAACCAAGTAATATTCTGTTAGATGATGACTTAGTTGCTCATGTTGGTGATTTTGGGTTGGCAACGATTCTTTCAGATACATCTTCAACATTCTCTAGCAGAGGAATAAAGGGAACTATTGGATATGCTGCACCAG AATATGGTATGGTTGTGAGTTGTCAACACAAGGTGATGTATACAGCTATGGAATGCTTTTATTGGAGATATTTACTGGAAAGAGTCCAACAGATGATGTTTTGA